The Musa acuminata AAA Group cultivar baxijiao chromosome BXJ2-5, Cavendish_Baxijiao_AAA, whole genome shotgun sequence genomic interval ATCCACATCAAATAGGGATGCCAATGACCATAATTCATGGGACCAACCATAGGCTGCCTGGGTAAGTTCCATCACTACAAGCATACAAGCCTGATACAAGAGACCATCTCATAGCCAAAACATCCAAATGGAATTAACAGGGCAATGTTTCCAAAGTGGAAGCTACAAGGAAGATCTCGATAACAAGAAGCAGCGTTTTTCTGCAACTTCAAACAAACTCAAAGGTCAAAACTGGCGTCTAGCCCTTGTTTCTGCCACTGTAACCCGTATCGATCTTCCATCCAAGTCCTGCACAGAAAAAAGGTATGTGCCTTAGTCCGATGGAACACTatcaataaaaatacaaaatatatattaatattagtaAGCAGTCAATCCAATTGGTCCATTGTCTACTATGAAACTTTTAGAATGTGAATCCTCCTCCCCAGATCTGTGATACTGGGGATATGCAGGTGTACAAACAGGTATTAAGAAAGATAATGATAAGAAATAATGTTCCCTTATCAACAACTGTGTACAAAACAAAGAACAAAAGGTCCGAGTAGAGAAATATGAAGATAAAGACATACGGTGCCATTTAGTGATTGTATAGCATTCTCAACCTCCTCAGCCGAGCTGTAAGTGACAAAGCCGAAGCCCCGCGATCTACCGCTCTCCCTATCATAAACGACTTTGGCCTCTAAAACCTTCCCTTGCTCACTGAAAAGTGTCTCAAGAGCCAGATCATCAATGCCCCATGAGAGATTACCTACGTAGACCCTGTTTGCCATGTCAAGGTTACCACCAGCCCGGAATCCTCTAGATGGGAACTCATCTTTTCGTGGAGGTGGTCCTGAGTTCACCCTCAATGGCCTCCCTTCTAGTGTCTGTCGGATCATAGAACCAAAATTACAGTAAATCCTCCACTTACTCTGCCAATTTTCTTTAGCAGGCACAAAGCGAAAACTAATTGAACTAATGCATATATGGAGCACAAACATTTACATGACCAGCATAAAAAAGATGCAGAGAAAGAAAACATGCATGAACATCTTTCTTTGCAGGTTGATTAGACATAATTCAAAATGAGTGAAAATGAATTGCAAAAGACCCAATAACCAATTAAGAAGAGAAAAGTGAGAAAGTCACTTTGGCAGATAAGGCAAAGAGTAAGAGGAACACATGCTAGCTAGTGAAGATACATCGTAATCCATTATATAACTCAGATTTAATAGTAAACTAAATACACAGATTTACTCTACCGAAGATTAGCGAGCCCTTAAAGAACCAAAAAGGAGAAATAAGGTTGAAGAGGAAATGCAGTCTCAGCTACAAACTTAACTGCAGGTAAAAAATCCAGTGAAGTAACAGCAATTAATGCATTCCTGATCTCTAGATTAGCACCGGTTTAGATCTTAACCAACTCTTGTTTAATTTAGATTTCCAAATTTTGTTTATCGGTTTGTGGGATTTGATGATCAGTTAGAACTTAAGACTCACTTAATGTTAGTTTGAATTAGGTTTTCATACTCATGTTATGGTAACAAGCAAAAAGGTAAAAGGTTTATGAAACAAAAACATTACATGTATCACATAACTTGGACTGAGAAGTAATGTAGAGCGTTGTTAATGTTTTCACTAAAGATTAGCCCTTAAGAAAAGTGGAACAGCAATATATGGTTAGGCATGAAATATCATGTGTCACAAATTTGAAGAGTATATGCCTTGAACTGCTCCATCACTAAAACCATAACTTCAAAAAAAGGAGCAAGTCAGATTCCATCAACCAACTGCAGGGGATACCTTTTGCTATATTAACCATCTTATTGTTGATCTTCATATACAAGCGTTTAGGTAATTTGTAAATTTATACTGATAGATTCACTCACATAACCATTAAACTGCTGAGTGGCTGCTTCAACCTCCTCCACGGTTGACATTGTCACAAATCCAAATCCTCTGCTTTTTCCAGTTTGCTTGTCATATATAACCTGCAAAGTAAACAACCAAAATGTCAACTTTTACAATAACCTGATGTTCAACTAATGCATAAAGTAAACCAACTATTTGGCCAGCTATCTGCATGTTAGAATGAAGGGTTAAAATGAACAAAAACATGTTAGAAATACTACCAAACCACTCGTAATACAACCGGACAATTAAAGCAGCAGGAAGAAAGTTCAGGCACTTGCAGCTTCTGCCAGATGAGATATGCCCATGAATGAGGCTTGCGTTCATCGAAGATAAGCCAAGCCAAGCCAAGCCCAACACATTTCACCTAAAAGTTACTTAAACAAAGGCTTTACCTCCACCATCTCGACATTCCCGGCGCGTTGAAAGAGACCAGCGAGCTGGGAGCTGTCGAAGCTAAACGGGAGGTTCCCGACGAAGAGCTTCAAGTCCGGCGAGAATTCCACCTCCTCCCCACTCGACAGGTCCGCCTCCTCTTCTTGCTCCAAATCCGAGGACACCGCCACCTTGGGAACGGACCCCGAATCTAAAGCTGGCGCCTTTCTTACCGGAGGAAAGGGACTATAAGAAGGAAAAGAGACATTTTTGATCGAAGAgaaggaaacgtaggagagagCAAGGGTTTGGGTTTGGGGCTTGGAGGACGAGATTCTGCGGATTCCGAAGGAGAGGgaagggaggaggaaggaagaagccgCCATGGATAGTGGGGGGCTTATGCTTTCTTCTTGATAAGGTGGAGGAGAGAACTGGGGAGGAGTAGGGGCATACGATGGACGAGAGGCGGAGGAGATATGAGAAATTAATacgataaaatttttttttcttaaaaaatattcatattttaagtATTTCTCAAGGGGTAAcctctcttttatttttatttttttaaataatatttttaatttaaaaatattcaaaatatctcttaaaaaatttttgtCAAATTTttctacatatatatttttttattagttttaaactattataatatttttatttgactcatttataatatttttttgtaataatatttataatatttttattaaaataatattataaataatatcatatCGTGTAATTGTCATTGCCTATAAATCATTATGATATCATAATTTTAGGTTTAAAGTTAATTTGATTGAGGTTAGTTGTCTATTTACATCATTTACAGTTTTTCAAATAGATTTTACATTGTTCTCAAAACACTACAACAAAATTAAGGATACTGTTTGAGGAAAAAAATGAAATGAGAAATATTGATTGAAAAAAATACTTCAAATATGAGTATTTTCTATAAAGCTCATCCAAATCAATATCCCTTTGTGTTGACGATCATatcattttaatttaaaataatatttcatttgatATATTCCATAGaattgacattattattattattattattaagag includes:
- the LOC135612586 gene encoding 29 kDa ribonucleoprotein A, chloroplastic-like isoform X1, which codes for MAASSFLLPSLSFGIRRISSSKPQTQTLALSYVSFSSIKNVSFPSYSPFPPVRKAPALDSGSVPKVAVSSDLEQEEEADLSSGEEVEFSPDLKLFVGNLPFSFDSSQLAGLFQRAGNVEMVEVIYDKQTGKSRGFGFVTMSTVEEVEAATQQFNGYTLEGRPLRVNSGPPPRKDEFPSRGFRAGGNLDMANRVYVGNLSWGIDDLALETLFSEQGKVLEAKVVYDRESGRSRGFGFVTYSSAEEVENAIQSLNGTDLDGRSIRVTVAETRARRQF
- the LOC135612586 gene encoding 29 kDa ribonucleoprotein A, chloroplastic-like isoform X2, with product MAASSFLLPSLSFGIRRISSSKPQTQTLALSYVSFSSIKNVSFPSYSPFPPVRKAPALDSGSVPKVAVSSDLEQEEEADLSSGEEVEFSPDLKLFVGNLPFSFDSSQLAGLFQRAGNVEMVEVIYDKQTGKSRGFGFVTMSTVEEVEAATQQFNGYTLEGRPLRVNSGPPPRKDEFPSRGFRAGGNLDMANRVYVGRAVDRGASALSLTARLRRLRMLYNH